AGAATACACATTTGTGAAACTGGATGGCGCCCAGAGTTGGGGCGAGTCCGGAGAACCCGAACTGCCCTGGTTTGGAACCAAAATCCTGCTGAATCCCGGTGAGGAAGCTTTCGACATTGAGGTCAGGCTCAGCCAGCCCCAGGTTTTTTCGCTGGAGCGACCCATCGCGCCGATTCAGCCCCAGTATCCGCTTTCCTGCCAGATTCAGCATCCGCGCACCCTGCCGAATCCTGACATCTACGAAAGTGCCGATATTTGGCCTGAAATCGCCCACAACGGGGTCAATACCCATTTCCTGAGCGGGCATCCCATAAACTTTTCCGCTGTTTGCCCCTTCCAATATGATGCCCAAAACTCTGAACTGACTTTTTTCCGTCAGATTGATGTGACCGTGCGCACCGCTCAAGGTTCCAGAGCCAGCGCGGCTTTGAGCCTTCTGAAACAGGATGCCTACATTCGCAGTCAGTTGGAAAGCTCTGTGGACAACCGCGTCGATATTCCAAAATATTCCTCCCGCGAAAACGGCTTTGAATATCTCATCATTCACGATGAATCAAAATTCGACCAATGGCAGCCCATTAAAGAGTTTCACAACCAGCGTGGGATGAATGTCATGATGAAATCCGTCCAGGAAATCCAGAGCGGCTTCACCGGCCAAGACCTTCAGGAAAAAATCCGCAATTGCATCATCGATGTTTATGAAAGCAACCCCCTGCGCCACGTGCTTTTAGCTGGCGATACAGACGTGATTCCCCACCGCGGATTTTATGTAAATATGGGCAGCGGAGCAGAATATGTGGACTACGATATCCCCGCCGACATGTATTATAGCTGCCTGGATGGAAACTGGAACTCAAATGGAAACGATCTTTGGGGCGAACCTGCCGAAGCGGATTTGGTTCCCGAGCTTTCCATTGGACGTTTTTGCTATAACAACGATGCCGAAATCGAAAACTTCATCCATAAAACCATCAGCTATATGACTCAACCTGTGGTCGCGGATGCAAAAACCTCACTTTTCGTGGGAGAATGGCTTTGGGATGGTCCCACCTGGGGTGGGGATTACATGGATGAAATGATTGGTGGAAGCTCCATGAACGGCTACACAACTGTTGGAGTGCCAACAGATTGGAACATCAGCACCCTCTACGACAGAACCTACGGTCAGGCTGATTCCTGGACCGGAAGCCAGATTCGCCCTCTGCTGAGCCAGGGCCCCAACCTTGTGAACCACTTGGGACACTCGTTCACGAACTATTGCATGCGTCTGAATAACCAGGCTGTCACCGCAAGCAACATCACCAATAACGGCATCAATCAAAACTATTCAATCTATTTCACGCAAGGCTGCTATGCCGGCTCTTTTGATAACCGCGAAACCAACGCTGGTCAATATACTTCGGATTGCATCACGGAAAAATTCACCAGCATTTCCACCTCCGCGGTGGCCATGATTTCTCATTCCCGCTACGGTTGGGGTATGCAAGGTTCCACTGATGGAGCCTCTCAAAAAATCCACCGTCAGTATATTGATGCCATTTTTGGCGAAGATTTGCGAGAGCTGGGTTTTGTTTTGGCAGACAGCAAGGTGGACAATATACCCTTCATGTCCAACTCACCCGTGATGTATTGGGTTGTTTATGAAACAAATCTTTTTGGAGACCCTGCTCTGATGGTTTGGGGTGACACGCCTCAGGAAATGAGCGTTCAGCTTCCTTCCTACTGGGCTGTTGGTTTGAACAATTACCAAATCCTCACCAACGCGCCCGGCGCCACTCTCAGATTGAAAAACGGTGATGAACTGCTTTGGGAATCCGAAGCGGACTACACCGGCATGGTAAATATCTCGCTGATTCAATCCCTCACGCCTGGTGACTATCAAATCAGCATTATCGCGAACGACTTTTTTGCCTTCAACGAAACCATCAACGTGATTGCCACCGACCAACCCTACGTGGTTGCCTCCAGCGTGGATTATCTTGATGATGACGGTCTTTACCACACCGGCGAACTCATCGACCTCACCGTTACCATCCAAAACGTGGGTCTGATTGACCAGATTAACCCTGGAACCCTTCGCCTGGAAAGCAACTCACCCAATATCAGCGTCTTGAACAGCAGCTGCGGATTCGACCCCCTGAACGCCTCTGAAACCCAGACCATCGAAGGTTTTTTCAAAATCCGCATCAGCGGAGAATATCCCGATAAACATATAGCCAGCATGAATTTTGTGACCACCTTCGATTCCCACGAAGCTGTCACACCTATAACCTTGATGTTGAACGCCCCAAAAATCAAACTGGACGCCTATGAATTTGTCGGTTCCAACCTCATGATTATGCCCGGAGACAATCCCAGCCTGAATCTCATTGTCAGCAACAGCGGCAGCGGTCATGCCTTCTCCCCCATGCTCATCATGTTTTCAGACAACCCGCTCATCAGCCTTTCAGCTTTCGATGTCGGCTTGGATCCCATTTATTCCGATGATTTCATTTTCTGTGAAAGCGTCATAGACATTGGGGTTTCCGAAGATATGCCCATCGGAAGCTCTGCAAACGTTGGCTATCTCATCACTGCCGAAAACGGAAATATCCTGGAAGGCGTGTTCACAATCTACGTTGGCAACCAAAAATATAGCTTTGAAAATGAGCAGCATGGGTGGATAAGCTATCCACCGCTGGCAAATTTCTCCGATCAATGGCATCGTGATGACCATCGCAACTTCACCCCCAACGGCTCATGGTCCATGAAATTTGGTGGAGCCGGATCGACAGATTATGCCGGTTCTGCTCATGGCGCTCTGGAAAGCCCGGTGATTCCGCTGGGTCTGAATGGACGTTTGTTTTTCCATCACTGGATGGATGCGGAAGTCCACACAAACTCCACCCACGCCTGGGATGGAGGCTTGGTTGAACTCAGCATTGATGATGGTCCCTGGGTGCAAATTGAGCCTGTGGGCGGCTATCCGCGCAGGATTTACAACAACCCCGCATCGCCTTTTGCCGCAGATACTTATGTCTATTCCGGCTCCTTCGGATGGACTCAGGCAGAATTCGACCTTTCACAATACACTGGAAACGCGCGTGTGCGCTTCGTTTTCGGTTCCGATGCTTATGTCACCGGCGAAGGTTGGTATATCGATGACGTTTACATTGAAAGCGAATTCATTGTTGCCGCTGATGATCCTGTCCAGACCCTTCGTTTCGAGCTTTTTGGAAACTATCCCAATCCATTTAATCCAAGCACAACCATACGCTTTGACCTACCCCGTCCTGCCGCTGTGAGTCTCGATGTTTTCAACCTCCGTGGCCAAAAAATCCGCAGCCTTGTGGATTCTGAACTCCCGGCGGGAACACACACCGCGGTTTGGAACGGTCAAGACGATCAGGGACGCCCAGTTTCCAGCGGGGTTTACCTCTATCGTCTGAGCGATTCCAAGAGCGAAACAACCAGGAAAATGATGTTAATGAAATGATAAAAATCAATGAAAATACGAAATTGGTGGTTCTCACGGGAGCCGGCATCAGTGCTGAATCCGGGCTGAAAACCTTCCGCGACAGCGATGGACTTTGGGAAAATTATCCCGTCACCGATGTCGCAACTCCTGAGGCCTATCAACGTAATCCCGCAATGGTTTGGCGGTTCTACAAAGAACGCTGGAAACAAGCCCGACAGGCTCACCCCAATCCCGGTCACGAAGCTTTGGCTCGCCTGGAAACCTGGCTTGGACAAAATTTCAGCCTCATCACCCAAAACGTGGATGGACTCCACACCCGGGCTGGAAACTCCCGCGTTATTGAAATGCACGGCAGCCTGGAAAACGCGCTTTGCCTGAGCTGCAATTCCCGCTCTCCGATGGATTCCATCAACCTCGATCCAGATATCCCAGCCTGCCCAAAATGCGGCGCCAGCCTGCGCCCAGACATTGTTTGGTTTGGTGAAATGCCCTATCGCATGCAGGAAATTGACGCCCTTTTGCAAGCCTGCGATGTTTTTATGGTGGTCGGAACCAGCGGAGTGGTTTATCCCGCCGCGGGATTTGTGATGACCGCTTCCTATCTGGGAGCAAAAACCCTCGCTGTGAATCTCGAAGCTGGCGAAATGCCTCATTTTGTGGATGAATTCCATCAAGGAAAAGCGGGTGAAGTGCTTCCCCGCATTGTTGAAAACTGGATGGAAGCATAGCTTTTAACGTTGCTCATAAAATCTCTCGACCCGGGAATCCGTTCCCGGGTTTTTCTTTTCAACCCAAAGGCTGCATTATTTCCCCAGCATTTATCATGAACTCTCTCAATCGTTTAAAAATTGGGTAATTAGAAACAAGCCTTGCCCCTGCCCCACATTTGCCTTGACAAAAACCGCCTCTTTGGCAAGTTTAATTAATCTGCAGTTTTGGCAGTGCCAGCTGGGAAAATTGCATTTGCATCCGGCTCTTTAAATATCCATCCTTCAAGAGATTGAGCAAGCCAAAACAGCCAGTAAGAATTTATCCTAACGAGGTATGATATGGCTAAGCCTTTTGAAGTTAAACTCGACGCGGTCCTGCCGCCAGATCCGGTTTTTGACCCACAATACCGCCGCGCGCCCAATCGTGGCCTGACGCTCAGCGAATCCGAAATTGCTCAGGCACTGAAAAACGCCCTGCGCTATATTCCAGCCGAGCATCATGAAAAAATGGCGCCGGAATTTTTGGAAGAACTGATGACCCGCGGGCGTATTTATGGATATAGATACCGCCCCGCTGGCAAAATCTGGGGACGCCCCATTGATGAATACAAGGGCAGCGTTTCAGGTCGCGCCATGCAGGTAATGATTGACAACAACCTCGATTTCGACATCGCCCTATATCCCTACGAATTGGTCACTTATGGTGAAACCGGACAGGTTTGTCAAAACTGGATGCAATATCAGCTCATCAAAAAATATCTGGAACTGATGACCGATGAGCAGACACTGGTGGTGCAATCCGGACATCCTCTGGGTCTTTTTCCCTCCCGCAAAGAAGCGCCGCGCGTGATTTCCACAAACGGTTTGGTGATTGGAAAATGGGACAATCCCGAAGAATTCATGCGTTTGACCGCTTTGGGCGTCGCGAATTATGGTCAAATGACCGCTGGAGGCTGGATGTATATTGGCCCCCAGGGCATCGTTCACGGAACTTTCATCACCCTTTTGAACGCGGGTCGCAAATATCTTGGCATTCCCGCTGACAAAGACTTGGCTGGAGTGCTTTTCATCTCATCCGGACTGGGCGGAATGAGCGGCGCGCAATCCAAAGCGGTGGAAATTGCCGGTGGCATCGGAGTTATCGCGGAAGTGGATTACAGCCGCATCGAAACCAGACACCAGCAAGGCTGGGTGGGACGCGTTTCCAAGGATCCCCAGGAAATTTTCAACTGGGTGGATGAATACCGCGCCAAAGGTGAAGCGCTTTCCATTGCCTACCACGGCAACATCGTTGACCTGTTGGAATATGTGGACACCCACGACATCAAGGTGGAACTGCTTTCCGACCAAACCTCCTGCCACGCGGTCTATGAAGGCGGATACACTCCCGCCGGATACGATTTTGAAGCCGGAAGAGCGCTTTTGGCAAATGACCCGCTCAAATTCCGGGAAGCCGTCGATGCCAGTCTCATCCGTCATTTTAATGTAATCCAGAGGCTTGACGCGAAGGGAACCAGGTTTTGGGATTATGGAAACAGCTTCATGGCTTCGGTTTTCGATGCCGGCGCCAAGGAAATCGCCCGCAACGGCATCAACACCAGCGAAGGCTTCATTTTCCCCTCCTACGTGGAAGACATCATGGGTCCGCTTTGCTTTGACCGGGGTTACGGCCCCTTCCGCTGGGTTTGCCTCAGTGGCAGGGAAAGCGACCTGAAAATCACAGACCAGACGGCAAGGGATTTGATTGACCCCAGCCGAAACTCGATGGACAGAGACAACCACCATTGGATTAGCGAAGCCCACGAAAATAAATTGGTGGTCGGAACCAAGGCGCGCATTCTTTATGCCGATGAAGAAGGCAGGGTACGCATCGCTTTGAGGTTCAACCAGCTTGTGCGCGAAGGCAAAATTGGCCCCGTGATGTTGGGACGCGATCATCACGACACCTCCGGAACAGATTCCCCATTCCGCGAAACTGCCAACATCCGAGACGGCAGCAACGTTATGGCAGATATGGCGACCCACTGTTTTGCGGGAAACGTTGCCCGTGGCATGAGTTTGGTGGTGCTTTCCAACGGCGGCGGAGTTGGAATTGGACGCAGCATAAATGGTGGAAACGGCATTGTTTTGGACGGCAGCGAATATATGGACAAGGTAGTGGCTTCCGCGCTTTCCTGGGACGTGATAGGTGGAGTGGGCAGACGCAACTGGGCTTGCAATCCCAACGCCATCGAAACCGTTAAAACATGGAACGACAAACACGGCGCTGCAGGCCACATAACCGTTCCCAGCGAAGTGGACACAGAACTTTTACAAAACACTCTTTCCAAACACAAGCGAGGATGAGACGATGTCGAGTCTTTTCACCAAACAAATGAAGGCCGCGGGCTTGCCTGAGACGGTAATCCGAACATTTGCAACCTATTACGAGCAACTGAAAGATGGAAAACTGGGGCTGATTCCCAAAACCCAAATCGAACCCCCTTCAGCCCAGAATGTGATTGCCCATTCCGCGCTTTCCGAATACCGGCGCCAATCCATTTTGAAACACATTGCGGTTATCAAATTGAATGGTGGATTGGGAACCAGCATGGGTTTGAGCGGCCCCAAAAGTCTGCTTCCCGTGAAGGGAAACATGAACTTTTTGGATGTCATCACCAGGCAGGTGCTTTCCCTTCGCGCCAGCACTGGATATGAGGTTTTGCTGCTTTTGATGAACAGTTACAGCACCGAAGCCGAAACGCTGGAATATCTGGAAAAATATCCGGATCTCAAACGCCAGAAGCTGCCTGTATCCTTTTTGCAACACAAGTTTCCCCGCATTCGCCAGGACAACCTCAAACCTTACGAAAATGAGGATGAAGACAAGATGTGGAATCCGCCCGGCCATGGTGATATCTATGCCGCGCTGAGCGCCTCCGGTGTTTTGGAGCAAATGATTGCCGAGGGCTACCGCTATGCCTTCGTTTCCAATTCAGACAACCTGGGCGCCACAGTGGACACCAGCATCCCCGCCTATATGGAAGAACACGAAATCCACTTTTTGATGGAAGTTTGCACCCGCACCGAAGCAGACAAAAAAGGCGGCCACCTCTGTCAGGACAAACACGGCCAGCTCATGCTGCGTGAGATAGCTCAATGTCCGCCTGAGGAACTGGATGAATTTCAGGATATCGAACGCTATAACTATTTCAACACCAACAATTTATGGATTGACCTCAAGGCGCTGGAATGGAACCTCATCACCGGCGAAGGCATCATGCCACTTCCTTTGATTGTAAATCCAAAAACCGTGGACAACACTCCGATTTACCAACTGGAAACGGCTATGGGAGCGGCGATTGGAGTGTTCAATGGCGCCAAGGCTCTCCTGGTTCCGCGGTCCCGCTTCGCGCCGGTGAAGAAAAACAATGACCTCTTGGCAATCTGGAGCGACCTGTATGAACTCAACGACCAATACCAAGTCGTTCTGCGCCGCGGAGTGGAAAACATCCCGCCCATCGAACTTGACCAGCGCTATTATGGCAATATCGACCAGCTTTTGGAACGCTTCAAGGAAGGTGTGCCCTCGCTGACCGGCTGCAAGAGTTTGAAAGTCACTGGTGATATAAGTTTTGGCGAAGACGTGATTTGCGAGGGTGATGTCAGTCTTGTCGCCCAGACACCGGTTTTTGTGAAAAGCAAGCTGCTTTCCGGTGAAATTGTGTTCAGACCCTAAAAGCACATTGAGCAGAGTTTAAACAGCCTTGCGATGAATTAAAGCCACTCGCCAGAAAACGATTGGAGGTCGAGAAAATGAAAAACACCCAACTTTCCATCATTGTGGCGGTTGACCGCAATATGCTCATCGGCAAAAATGGAACCCTGCCTTGGCATATTCCAGAGGATCTGCGCTATTTCAAGCAAAAAACCATGGGTCATCCCATCCTGATGGGTAAAAACACCTGGCTGGGTTTGCAGGGCCCTCTGCCGGGGCGCTTGAACCTTGTCCTCACCCGGGATAAAGATTTCCAAGCCCAGGGCGCCACAGTTTGCCACAGTGTGGAGGATTGCCTCTGCCATTGCGATGAAGGAGAATGTTTCATCACTGGCGGCGCGCAGGTTTTCCGGCTTTTTTTGCCTCTGATTTCCAAAATATACCTCACTCGCATTGAAGCTGAATTTGAGGGTGACGCCTATTTTCCTGAGTTCAATCTCGAGGAATGGGAGCTTATAAAAAGCAAGGAATTACTCTCCAAAACCGGATACAAGCTCACTTTCAATGAATATATCAGGAAGGCACCTGCCCTCCCCACTCTTGACTCCTGAAGCAGATTAACCTGGCATCTTCCCCTCATCATCCTGATTCTTTTTCGGGTTGATCAGGAGGCATGTTGGAGGCACATTCGAGCCAGAGTCAAGAGTGAAGCTGGAGCGATAACCTAATCCACATAATGTCTGGAGGCAGACTTC
The sequence above is a segment of the Candidatus Cloacimonadota bacterium genome. Coding sequences within it:
- a CDS encoding T9SS type A sorting domain-containing protein, with translation MSYTMSQPSLKVSEEYTFVKLDGAQSWGESGEPELPWFGTKILLNPGEEAFDIEVRLSQPQVFSLERPIAPIQPQYPLSCQIQHPRTLPNPDIYESADIWPEIAHNGVNTHFLSGHPINFSAVCPFQYDAQNSELTFFRQIDVTVRTAQGSRASAALSLLKQDAYIRSQLESSVDNRVDIPKYSSRENGFEYLIIHDESKFDQWQPIKEFHNQRGMNVMMKSVQEIQSGFTGQDLQEKIRNCIIDVYESNPLRHVLLAGDTDVIPHRGFYVNMGSGAEYVDYDIPADMYYSCLDGNWNSNGNDLWGEPAEADLVPELSIGRFCYNNDAEIENFIHKTISYMTQPVVADAKTSLFVGEWLWDGPTWGGDYMDEMIGGSSMNGYTTVGVPTDWNISTLYDRTYGQADSWTGSQIRPLLSQGPNLVNHLGHSFTNYCMRLNNQAVTASNITNNGINQNYSIYFTQGCYAGSFDNRETNAGQYTSDCITEKFTSISTSAVAMISHSRYGWGMQGSTDGASQKIHRQYIDAIFGEDLRELGFVLADSKVDNIPFMSNSPVMYWVVYETNLFGDPALMVWGDTPQEMSVQLPSYWAVGLNNYQILTNAPGATLRLKNGDELLWESEADYTGMVNISLIQSLTPGDYQISIIANDFFAFNETINVIATDQPYVVASSVDYLDDDGLYHTGELIDLTVTIQNVGLIDQINPGTLRLESNSPNISVLNSSCGFDPLNASETQTIEGFFKIRISGEYPDKHIASMNFVTTFDSHEAVTPITLMLNAPKIKLDAYEFVGSNLMIMPGDNPSLNLIVSNSGSGHAFSPMLIMFSDNPLISLSAFDVGLDPIYSDDFIFCESVIDIGVSEDMPIGSSANVGYLITAENGNILEGVFTIYVGNQKYSFENEQHGWISYPPLANFSDQWHRDDHRNFTPNGSWSMKFGGAGSTDYAGSAHGALESPVIPLGLNGRLFFHHWMDAEVHTNSTHAWDGGLVELSIDDGPWVQIEPVGGYPRRIYNNPASPFAADTYVYSGSFGWTQAEFDLSQYTGNARVRFVFGSDAYVTGEGWYIDDVYIESEFIVAADDPVQTLRFELFGNYPNPFNPSTTIRFDLPRPAAVSLDVFNLRGQKIRSLVDSELPAGTHTAVWNGQDDQGRPVSSGVYLYRLSDSKSETTRKMMLMK
- a CDS encoding NAD-dependent deacylase, yielding MIKINENTKLVVLTGAGISAESGLKTFRDSDGLWENYPVTDVATPEAYQRNPAMVWRFYKERWKQARQAHPNPGHEALARLETWLGQNFSLITQNVDGLHTRAGNSRVIEMHGSLENALCLSCNSRSPMDSINLDPDIPACPKCGASLRPDIVWFGEMPYRMQEIDALLQACDVFMVVGTSGVVYPAAGFVMTASYLGAKTLAVNLEAGEMPHFVDEFHQGKAGEVLPRIVENWMEA
- a CDS encoding urocanate hydratase, which translates into the protein MLTRYDMAKPFEVKLDAVLPPDPVFDPQYRRAPNRGLTLSESEIAQALKNALRYIPAEHHEKMAPEFLEELMTRGRIYGYRYRPAGKIWGRPIDEYKGSVSGRAMQVMIDNNLDFDIALYPYELVTYGETGQVCQNWMQYQLIKKYLELMTDEQTLVVQSGHPLGLFPSRKEAPRVISTNGLVIGKWDNPEEFMRLTALGVANYGQMTAGGWMYIGPQGIVHGTFITLLNAGRKYLGIPADKDLAGVLFISSGLGGMSGAQSKAVEIAGGIGVIAEVDYSRIETRHQQGWVGRVSKDPQEIFNWVDEYRAKGEALSIAYHGNIVDLLEYVDTHDIKVELLSDQTSCHAVYEGGYTPAGYDFEAGRALLANDPLKFREAVDASLIRHFNVIQRLDAKGTRFWDYGNSFMASVFDAGAKEIARNGINTSEGFIFPSYVEDIMGPLCFDRGYGPFRWVCLSGRESDLKITDQTARDLIDPSRNSMDRDNHHWISEAHENKLVVGTKARILYADEEGRVRIALRFNQLVREGKIGPVMLGRDHHDTSGTDSPFRETANIRDGSNVMADMATHCFAGNVARGMSLVVLSNGGGVGIGRSINGGNGIVLDGSEYMDKVVASALSWDVIGGVGRRNWACNPNAIETVKTWNDKHGAAGHITVPSEVDTELLQNTLSKHKRG
- a CDS encoding UTP--glucose-1-phosphate uridylyltransferase, coding for MSSLFTKQMKAAGLPETVIRTFATYYEQLKDGKLGLIPKTQIEPPSAQNVIAHSALSEYRRQSILKHIAVIKLNGGLGTSMGLSGPKSLLPVKGNMNFLDVITRQVLSLRASTGYEVLLLLMNSYSTEAETLEYLEKYPDLKRQKLPVSFLQHKFPRIRQDNLKPYENEDEDKMWNPPGHGDIYAALSASGVLEQMIAEGYRYAFVSNSDNLGATVDTSIPAYMEEHEIHFLMEVCTRTEADKKGGHLCQDKHGQLMLREIAQCPPEELDEFQDIERYNYFNTNNLWIDLKALEWNLITGEGIMPLPLIVNPKTVDNTPIYQLETAMGAAIGVFNGAKALLVPRSRFAPVKKNNDLLAIWSDLYELNDQYQVVLRRGVENIPPIELDQRYYGNIDQLLERFKEGVPSLTGCKSLKVTGDISFGEDVICEGDVSLVAQTPVFVKSKLLSGEIVFRP
- a CDS encoding dihydrofolate reductase, with amino-acid sequence MKNTQLSIIVAVDRNMLIGKNGTLPWHIPEDLRYFKQKTMGHPILMGKNTWLGLQGPLPGRLNLVLTRDKDFQAQGATVCHSVEDCLCHCDEGECFITGGAQVFRLFLPLISKIYLTRIEAEFEGDAYFPEFNLEEWELIKSKELLSKTGYKLTFNEYIRKAPALPTLDS